A genome region from Tolypothrix sp. PCC 7712 includes the following:
- a CDS encoding transglycosylase domain-containing protein, giving the protein MSSSKIIDTQQSKIQTLPRFEFWQGVGQVTGGTLLSIIMLSTSVISGGLVGLAISFRDLPDVRQLRNFFPSETTYIYDIKGKLLARIHGEANRQVVSLDAISPNLKRAVLASEDSNFFGHHGINPVGIGRAAIANWLAGGVREGGSTITMQLVKNLFLSQKRAITRKIAEAVLAIRLEQVITKDQILEMYLNQVYWGHNNYGVQTAARTYFNKSAANLTLAESAMMAGLIPAPEEYSPFVNMKLAQQKQKEVLGRMLELNWISQQEYNDALNQKIKLGKIKSFQGSALPYVTNTVAQELIKKFGREALLKAGMRVQTTVDTDFQLMAEDTIKKWHRTLESEGIYKNQMALVAIDPRTHFVKALVGGIDAKTSEFNRATQAQRQPGSSFKPFVYYTAFASGKFTPNSTILDTPVSYRDGSGWYYPRNYDNSFMGAISIRTALSLSRNIPAIKLGKAVGMDKVIETCRTLGIMSPMVPVSSLPLGAIGVTPLEMASAYATFANYGWQSPATIIARVTDSSGNVLLDNTPKPQLVLDPWASAATLDVMQSVVNEGTGRGAAIGRPVAGKTGTTSSEKDIWFIGTVPQLTTAIWVGRDDNRQLAHSATGGGTVAPVWRDFMQKALKNVPVERFQPPSKFPRPKSN; this is encoded by the coding sequence GTGTCTTCATCTAAAATTATTGATACGCAACAATCAAAAATTCAGACTTTACCTAGGTTTGAATTTTGGCAAGGAGTTGGTCAAGTAACTGGTGGGACACTGCTATCCATCATTATGTTATCAACTTCTGTAATATCTGGCGGTTTAGTTGGTTTAGCTATTAGTTTTCGAGATTTGCCAGATGTGAGACAATTACGCAACTTTTTCCCATCAGAAACAACTTATATCTATGATATAAAAGGCAAGCTTTTAGCCAGGATACATGGTGAAGCTAATCGACAAGTAGTGTCTTTAGATGCAATTTCTCCCAATTTAAAACGAGCCGTATTAGCTAGCGAAGATAGTAATTTCTTTGGGCATCACGGTATTAATCCTGTGGGGATTGGACGTGCTGCGATCGCAAACTGGTTAGCTGGGGGTGTGCGAGAAGGTGGTTCGACAATCACCATGCAGTTAGTGAAAAATCTGTTTTTATCTCAAAAGCGTGCTATTACCCGAAAAATTGCCGAAGCAGTATTAGCAATTAGGTTAGAGCAAGTTATTACTAAAGACCAAATTTTAGAGATGTACCTCAACCAAGTTTATTGGGGGCACAATAATTATGGTGTGCAAACAGCCGCACGTACTTACTTTAATAAATCAGCTGCAAATTTGACTCTAGCTGAATCTGCAATGATGGCAGGTTTAATTCCCGCCCCAGAAGAATATAGCCCGTTTGTGAATATGAAATTGGCTCAACAAAAACAGAAAGAAGTACTGGGGCGAATGTTGGAATTAAATTGGATTAGTCAGCAAGAATATAATGATGCCCTCAACCAAAAAATCAAACTTGGTAAAATCAAATCTTTTCAAGGTAGTGCTTTGCCTTACGTTACCAATACTGTGGCTCAAGAACTAATTAAAAAATTTGGGCGTGAAGCATTACTCAAAGCCGGAATGCGGGTACAAACCACAGTAGATACAGACTTTCAACTGATGGCAGAAGACACTATTAAGAAATGGCATCGAACCCTTGAGAGTGAAGGGATATATAAAAATCAAATGGCTTTAGTCGCTATCGATCCGCGCACACATTTTGTCAAAGCACTAGTGGGTGGTATTGATGCCAAAACTAGCGAATTCAACCGCGCCACACAAGCACAGCGTCAGCCTGGATCTTCTTTTAAGCCGTTTGTTTACTATACGGCTTTTGCCAGTGGTAAATTTACACCCAATTCCACGATACTAGATACCCCAGTTAGTTATCGCGATGGTAGCGGTTGGTATTATCCACGCAACTATGATAATAGCTTTATGGGAGCAATATCGATTCGTACTGCTCTGTCCCTGTCCCGTAATATTCCCGCAATCAAGCTTGGTAAAGCTGTAGGGATGGATAAAGTCATTGAAACTTGCCGTACCTTAGGCATTATGAGTCCAATGGTGCCGGTAAGTTCTTTACCACTAGGGGCAATTGGTGTCACACCACTGGAAATGGCTAGTGCTTATGCAACTTTTGCTAATTATGGCTGGCAATCACCAGCGACGATTATTGCTCGTGTGACTGATAGTAGTGGCAATGTGTTGCTCGATAATACTCCAAAACCGCAACTAGTTCTTGACCCTTGGGCATCAGCTGCCACTTTAGATGTGATGCAATCGGTAGTAAATGAAGGAACTGGTAGAGGTGCTGCTATCGGTCGTCCAGTCGCCGGCAAAACTGGTACAACTTCTTCAGAAAAGGATATTTGGTTTATTGGCACTGTACCACAGTTAACGACTGCTATTTGGGTAGGGAGGGACGACAACCGACAATTAGCTCATAGTGCAACGGGTGGTGGGACAGTGGCCCCTGTCTGGCGTGATTTTATGCAGAAGGCACTTAAGAATGTACCAGTAGAAAGATTCCAGCCACCTTCTAAGTTTCCTCGGCCTAAATCCAATTGA
- a CDS encoding peptidoglycan D,D-transpeptidase FtsI family protein, whose protein sequence is MGKFHGRTKSQISDNTGFKKRHNFRRYISNRLSINTNKQIPNTRDRLFVTWCILMLSGLGLAINLYQLQIVQGEKLTKKAREQQMVTLRPFTPRRMVVDRNNDLLAFDRIVYTLYAHPQLFQKSPEEIAQRLAIILNKNADELVKIFQRQKTGILLDSAVPEEIATQIFALHLNGLELTQKYLRFYPEADLTADVVGYINTERQGQAGVEYSQENLLARSAQTLKLRREGNGALLPDGTPTGFLSVDDLRLQLTIDSRIQRIARAALKQQIEKFRAKRGAVIVMDAWDGSLLALVSVPSYNPNEYSKADISLFKNWTIADLYEPGSTFKPLNVAIALETGVIKPDDVFDDPGFIRVADRTIKNAEQNSDRMINIAQILQHSSNVGMVKIMQRLPTSIYYQWLQRLGIGQSIKTDLPFVVSSQLKSQEKFMASPIEKATASFGQGFSLTALQLVQLHGALANGGKLVTPHVVQGLIDSQGQMHYSPTLPTARPIFSSMTTQQVIKMMETVVDQGTGKASKIAGYRIAGKTGTAQKFSSTGGYQRGAYITSFLGILPAQSPHYVVLALVDEPKGANAYGGTVAAPIVQSVIKALIPIKQIPPSHLFH, encoded by the coding sequence ATGGGTAAGTTTCATGGTAGAACAAAATCCCAGATTTCTGATAATACTGGATTCAAAAAGCGGCATAATTTCAGACGATATATCAGCAATAGGCTATCTATAAATACCAACAAGCAAATACCAAACACTAGAGACAGGCTGTTTGTAACTTGGTGCATATTAATGTTATCTGGGTTAGGTTTGGCTATTAATTTGTATCAATTGCAAATTGTGCAGGGAGAAAAACTGACCAAAAAAGCTAGAGAACAGCAAATGGTAACGTTGCGACCTTTTACACCTCGGCGAATGGTTGTAGATCGCAATAATGATCTCTTAGCTTTTGACCGGATTGTGTATACTTTATATGCCCATCCTCAATTGTTTCAAAAATCGCCAGAGGAAATAGCACAACGCCTAGCTATCATACTTAATAAAAATGCTGATGAATTAGTCAAAATATTTCAACGTCAAAAAACTGGGATTTTGCTGGACTCTGCTGTCCCAGAAGAAATTGCTACTCAGATATTTGCATTACATCTGAATGGCTTGGAACTAACTCAGAAATACTTGCGATTTTATCCAGAAGCAGATTTAACTGCAGATGTGGTGGGTTACATCAATACAGAACGTCAGGGTCAAGCTGGTGTAGAGTACAGCCAAGAAAATTTACTAGCGCGTTCTGCACAAACTCTCAAACTCAGGCGAGAAGGAAACGGCGCATTACTCCCAGATGGTACGCCAACAGGATTTCTCAGTGTTGATGACTTGCGACTACAACTAACTATTGATAGCCGTATCCAAAGAATAGCGCGGGCTGCACTCAAACAGCAAATAGAAAAGTTTAGGGCAAAACGTGGTGCTGTAATTGTGATGGATGCATGGGATGGTTCGTTGCTAGCTTTAGTCTCTGTACCTAGCTATAACCCCAATGAATATTCCAAAGCTGATATTTCCCTATTTAAAAATTGGACAATAGCAGATCTATATGAACCAGGATCGACTTTCAAGCCTTTAAATGTGGCGATCGCATTGGAGACTGGTGTCATTAAACCAGATGATGTATTTGACGATCCTGGTTTTATTAGGGTGGCCGATCGCACCATCAAAAATGCGGAGCAAAACAGCGATCGCATGATTAACATTGCTCAAATTCTACAACACTCCAGCAATGTTGGTATGGTGAAAATTATGCAGCGATTGCCAACTTCCATCTATTACCAATGGCTGCAGCGCTTAGGAATAGGACAATCTATCAAGACAGATTTGCCATTTGTAGTTAGTAGTCAATTAAAAAGCCAAGAAAAATTTATGGCTTCACCCATTGAGAAGGCGACAGCTTCTTTTGGACAAGGCTTTTCTCTGACAGCACTACAGTTAGTGCAATTGCACGGTGCTTTAGCTAACGGAGGGAAATTAGTTACACCTCACGTAGTTCAAGGACTGATTGATAGTCAAGGACAGATGCATTATTCACCAACTCTCCCCACAGCACGCCCAATTTTCTCCAGTATGACAACTCAACAGGTAATTAAAATGATGGAAACTGTAGTTGACCAAGGAACTGGAAAAGCATCAAAGATTGCTGGTTATCGCATAGCTGGTAAAACTGGTACGGCACAAAAATTTAGTTCTACTGGTGGTTATCAAAGAGGCGCTTATATCACCAGTTTCTTGGGGATATTACCAGCACAATCACCCCATTATGTAGTTTTAGCATTGGTAGACGAACCAAAAGGCGCAAATGCTTATGGTGGTACTGTTGCTGCACCAATTGTACAATCTGTAATCAAAGCATTAATTCCAATTAAGCAGATTCCGCCTAGCCACCTATTCCATTAG
- a CDS encoding ATP-binding protein codes for MKWSLERKWIASGFGLSLILMGIVSLISYQNATQLIASSNKVKHTHEVMKSLIDIFATLTDAEAGRRGYILFGERSELKRYEQAMQSLNAKVKNLQQQLADDTSQQQQLMKLKVLIAQRVELSQQSLKLQELGKSTVALQATKINQTRGEIRQILAQLQAREEQLLEISVKHSQQNIHNRMLIEFLGTVLSFAILLAVYALLYQQLVKRQQAEALQRTLAQEKELSELKLRFFSMVSHEFRTPLSIILGSAQLLAQSNQQWTEEKKVKNLHRIQSSARSMNQLLTDILTLTRAEAGKLEFNPELLDLEAFCLNLIEDIQFCNQPQHPIKFITKNNCTHAQLDENLLYSILSNLLANAIKYSPADADILLILSCEADTIILQVKDSGIGIPSEFQQHLFEPFHRAENVGKIVGTGLGLAVVKKCVELHQGEIYVESEVDIGTTFTVKISQSHSQIKK; via the coding sequence ATGAAATGGTCACTGGAAAGAAAATGGATTGCTTCTGGTTTTGGTTTATCTTTGATACTCATGGGTATAGTTAGTTTAATTTCTTACCAAAATGCCACTCAGTTAATTGCAAGTAGCAATAAAGTAAAGCATACACATGAAGTAATGAAAAGCCTGATCGATATCTTTGCTACCTTGACAGATGCGGAAGCAGGACGTAGAGGGTATATTCTGTTTGGAGAGCGATCGGAACTCAAACGTTATGAACAGGCAATGCAAAGTCTAAATGCCAAAGTCAAAAATTTGCAACAACAACTTGCTGATGATACTTCTCAACAGCAACAACTCATGAAGCTGAAAGTTTTAATTGCTCAAAGAGTTGAACTTTCTCAACAGTCGCTCAAACTTCAGGAATTAGGCAAATCAACCGTTGCACTGCAAGCTACAAAAATTAACCAAACTCGTGGTGAAATTCGCCAAATTCTGGCTCAGTTGCAAGCAAGAGAAGAACAGTTATTAGAAATTTCGGTGAAACATTCCCAGCAAAATATTCACAACCGGATGTTAATTGAATTCCTAGGTACAGTGCTGAGTTTTGCTATTTTGTTGGCTGTTTACGCTTTGCTTTATCAACAATTGGTGAAGCGTCAGCAAGCAGAAGCTTTGCAACGGACATTAGCTCAAGAAAAAGAACTCAGTGAATTAAAACTGCGCTTTTTTTCGATGGTTTCCCATGAATTTCGCACCCCTTTGAGTATTATTTTAGGTTCAGCTCAATTATTAGCTCAAAGCAATCAGCAGTGGACAGAAGAAAAGAAAGTTAAAAATTTACATCGGATTCAATCTTCAGCTCGGTCAATGAACCAATTGTTAACCGATATTTTGACTCTGACTAGAGCAGAAGCTGGGAAGCTAGAATTTAATCCAGAACTTTTAGATTTAGAAGCATTTTGTCTTAACTTAATTGAAGATATTCAATTTTGTAATCAACCGCAACATCCAATTAAATTTATTACAAAAAATAACTGTACCCATGCTCAATTAGATGAAAATTTGCTATACTCAATTCTCAGTAATTTGCTTGCCAATGCCATTAAATACTCGCCAGCAGATGCAGATATATTGTTGATTCTCAGTTGTGAAGCAGACACAATTATTTTGCAAGTTAAAGATTCAGGCATAGGTATACCATCAGAATTTCAGCAGCATTTATTTGAGCCTTTTCATCGTGCAGAGAATGTAGGTAAAATTGTTGGGACTGGACTAGGATTAGCTGTAGTTAAAAAGTGTGTGGAATTGCATCAAGGCGAAATTTACGTAGAAAGTGAGGTAGATATTGGCACTACTTTCACAGTAAAAATTTCCCAATCTCACAGCCAAATCAAGAAGTAA
- a CDS encoding DUF3267 domain-containing protein, with protein sequence MNLTNRQQPIYVFQVTPEISLIWTTLGSLLLIIAAAGASWYYATIHGETLIFSVESSEGGVWRGIIPFIFLFVVTFGTIIVHELVHGIAFAAFGGSPRYGLKIKYLLPLAYATSPGNFFRRNNFLVIGLAPLVVIDILCLLLLAIFPQAPWLIWVIAINTGGAIGDIWMAVQLIRCPQSIRVEDREEGMAIYAPLHVTRRELPFGRTDKSRPRSVASSLLNFALMALCLLLISTFLLIPILKILAVPSFIIGNNYFWILRWENTTAGFSLGFNWISILLMVLTLVIIGLLVKMFQRHFTNT encoded by the coding sequence ATGAATCTCACAAATCGTCAACAGCCGATTTATGTATTCCAGGTAACTCCGGAAATCTCACTTATTTGGACTACTTTGGGTTCATTATTGTTAATAATAGCAGCCGCAGGTGCCAGTTGGTATTACGCAACCATTCACGGAGAAACACTGATTTTCAGTGTAGAAAGTTCTGAAGGTGGAGTTTGGCGCGGAATTATCCCCTTTATCTTTTTATTTGTGGTTACTTTTGGTACTATCATTGTTCATGAATTAGTGCATGGAATTGCATTTGCTGCTTTTGGTGGTTCGCCACGCTATGGATTGAAAATTAAATATTTATTACCTTTAGCTTATGCAACTTCACCTGGGAATTTTTTCCGCCGCAATAATTTTCTTGTCATTGGTCTAGCACCATTAGTAGTCATTGATATTTTATGTTTGCTCCTATTAGCAATTTTTCCTCAAGCACCTTGGTTAATTTGGGTAATTGCAATCAATACAGGTGGTGCGATTGGTGATATCTGGATGGCGGTGCAATTAATACGTTGTCCGCAGTCAATTCGAGTCGAAGATAGGGAAGAAGGGATGGCTATTTATGCTCCTCTTCATGTAACTCGTCGAGAACTGCCTTTTGGTAGAACTGATAAAAGTAGACCTCGTTCAGTAGCATCATCTTTATTAAATTTTGCTTTGATGGCTTTGTGCCTATTATTGATATCTACATTTTTGCTGATACCAATATTAAAAATATTAGCAGTGCCTTCATTTATTATTGGTAATAACTATTTCTGGATTTTACGTTGGGAAAATACCACAGCAGGATTTAGTCTAGGTTTTAACTGGATATCAATTTTATTAATGGTTTTGACTTTAGTTATTATAGGATTATTAGTTAAGATGTTTCAACGCCACTTCACTAATACTTAA
- a CDS encoding SH3 domain-containing protein yields MITGTEQIGILKTNNPNNQNLQINIRSGPSLSNNVKLTKPSGTRVTILEKSQPAGDRYSWYRIRYAEGNNDIGWVREDVINVLANPNPSQSDTRLLFETQSRQVRVYGREQPYMNIYVKATDSTDLLRVAAVRIPKSDDYQPWISYIAIKGTTVYQVRFIPVTQTRSGQAELIIGESNSGQIYLQEKGFGIQGYEYNQL; encoded by the coding sequence ATGATTACTGGAACTGAACAAATTGGGATTCTCAAAACAAATAACCCGAATAACCAGAACTTGCAAATTAATATCCGTTCTGGCCCTTCGTTGAGCAACAATGTGAAACTCACCAAACCATCTGGTACTCGTGTGACTATTTTGGAGAAAAGTCAGCCTGCTGGTGATAGATATTCTTGGTATCGTATCCGATATGCAGAGGGTAATAATGATATCGGTTGGGTACGTGAAGATGTAATTAATGTTTTAGCAAATCCCAATCCTTCACAATCAGATACGCGGCTGTTGTTTGAAACCCAAAGCCGACAAGTACGTGTTTATGGTAGAGAACAGCCATATATGAATATTTACGTTAAAGCAACTGATAGTACGGATTTACTGCGTGTGGCTGCGGTGCGAATTCCTAAAAGCGATGATTACCAACCTTGGATTAGCTATATAGCAATCAAAGGTACAACTGTTTATCAAGTAAGATTTATTCCTGTAACTCAAACTCGGTCGGGTCAAGCAGAATTGATCATTGGTGAAAGCAATAGTGGTCAAATTTATTTACAGGAAAAAGGCTTTGGGATTCAGGGTTACGAATATAACCAATTATAA
- a CDS encoding DUF2382 domain-containing protein has translation MAIVKLEEFYPNYREDSFELDDIKKFDVYANRNERVGLLSDILVDEQTGNFRYFVVDTGFWIFGKKVLLPVGLADIHYTEKHIYAKGLTREQVENLPNFDDLEKVDYDYEERVRGVYRGSLTTSDVTQPAMYDHNNYNYEQEPSLYNINDQDQQSLKLYEERLIANKQRRKAGEVKIGKHVETETARVAVPVEKERVVIERVNPTQTTPSNPQHAFQDSEFARMEIYEETPDISKEAVLREEVRVNKVVDTDTVEASDTVRREELDVDSEGIPVVDKSNRHNK, from the coding sequence ATGGCAATCGTAAAGCTTGAAGAGTTTTATCCCAACTACCGAGAAGATTCCTTTGAACTAGATGACATCAAAAAATTTGATGTTTATGCTAACCGTAATGAAAGAGTAGGCTTATTATCGGATATTTTAGTTGATGAGCAAACAGGTAACTTCCGCTATTTTGTGGTAGATACAGGTTTCTGGATTTTTGGTAAAAAAGTCCTGTTACCTGTTGGACTAGCTGACATCCATTACACTGAAAAGCACATTTATGCCAAAGGCTTAACCAGGGAGCAAGTAGAAAATCTGCCTAATTTCGATGATTTAGAGAAGGTTGATTACGACTATGAGGAGAGAGTACGCGGCGTGTATCGAGGTTCTCTGACTACTTCTGATGTAACACAGCCTGCCATGTACGATCACAACAATTACAACTACGAGCAAGAACCTTCACTTTACAACATTAATGACCAGGATCAACAAAGCCTAAAACTGTACGAAGAACGATTAATAGCCAACAAACAACGTCGCAAAGCTGGGGAAGTCAAAATTGGTAAACACGTAGAAACAGAAACGGCTCGTGTAGCAGTTCCCGTAGAAAAAGAGCGTGTAGTAATTGAGCGTGTTAATCCCACACAGACAACACCAAGCAATCCTCAACACGCCTTTCAAGACAGCGAATTCGCTCGTATGGAAATTTATGAAGAAACGCCTGATATTTCCAAAGAAGCTGTTTTGCGTGAAGAAGTTCGAGTGAATAAGGTTGTAGATACAGATACAGTTGAGGCTAGTGATACAGTTAGGCGCGAAGAGTTAGATGTGGATAGTGAAGGAATTCCAGTTGTAGATAAGAGTAATAGGCATAATAAATAG
- a CDS encoding S-layer homology domain-containing protein, with amino-acid sequence MSDCINKSSITTTSLFLGLIALTCIVEPLIFANPQAAVAQNSGANFPDTKNHWAQPFIERLAERNIITGYPDGTYRPNESVDRDEFAAIIRQAFNQNQERKIASGSVYKDVPTGNWAAPAIEEAYEMGFMHGFPGGYFRPRQPVSRVEALVALAQNLNLTTPVATQPNNPQPARKQLLFPIGMTNLMQPLMTAQAVYKTAAASSPAVPASTLVSNYYTDAQNIPQYAVDEVAEATKAGIVVNHPNTKVLNPTQPATRGAIAAFIYQALVNQGRLQPLPSNIQAANYIVRPTEISSNTR; translated from the coding sequence GTGTCTGACTGTATTAATAAATCATCGATAACTACAACTTCACTCTTTTTAGGGCTGATAGCTTTAACCTGTATCGTAGAGCCTTTGATTTTTGCCAATCCGCAAGCAGCCGTGGCTCAAAACTCAGGAGCTAACTTTCCCGACACCAAAAATCACTGGGCACAACCGTTCATTGAAAGGCTAGCAGAACGCAACATTATTACCGGATATCCAGATGGGACTTATAGACCCAATGAGTCCGTGGATCGCGATGAATTTGCGGCAATTATTCGTCAAGCGTTCAACCAAAATCAAGAGCGAAAAATAGCCAGTGGTAGTGTTTATAAAGATGTTCCTACTGGCAATTGGGCAGCGCCAGCGATTGAAGAAGCTTATGAAATGGGATTTATGCATGGTTTTCCGGGAGGATATTTTCGCCCTAGACAGCCAGTTTCCAGGGTGGAAGCATTAGTTGCTTTGGCGCAAAACTTGAATTTGACAACGCCAGTTGCAACTCAACCTAATAACCCTCAACCTGCTAGAAAACAGTTGTTATTTCCTATAGGAATGACTAATTTAATGCAGCCACTGATGACTGCTCAAGCTGTATATAAAACTGCTGCTGCTTCTTCCCCAGCAGTTCCGGCTTCTACTTTAGTTAGTAACTATTATACAGATGCTCAAAATATTCCTCAGTATGCGGTTGATGAAGTCGCCGAAGCAACGAAAGCAGGTATAGTTGTCAATCATCCCAATACTAAAGTTCTCAATCCTACTCAACCAGCTACTCGTGGCGCGATCGCAGCTTTTATCTATCAAGCATTGGTAAATCAAGGAAGACTTCAACCATTACCTAGCAATATACAGGCTGCTAACTATATTGTTCGTCCGACTGAAATTAGTAGTAATACTCGCTGA
- a CDS encoding peptidoglycan-binding domain-containing protein, which produces MNPQFISSKIFRFGLIYVLFIGMLPFNLAPAQAQVNSNSSITGRLSRYNPLNAPFLRVGSRGQAVTDVQAVLQNLGFYQGAIDGIYGLRTARAVTAFQRSQRLVGDGRVGALTWQALRDRTNAAPLPGPF; this is translated from the coding sequence ATGAATCCTCAATTTATCAGCTCAAAAATTTTCCGATTTGGCTTGATTTATGTATTATTTATTGGGATGCTACCCTTTAATTTGGCACCTGCTCAAGCACAAGTAAATAGTAATAGCTCAATTACAGGTAGGCTTTCTAGATACAATCCCCTGAATGCTCCCTTTCTTAGGGTTGGATCTCGTGGACAGGCTGTAACAGATGTGCAAGCTGTTCTCCAAAATTTAGGATTTTATCAAGGAGCAATTGACGGTATTTATGGACTGAGAACCGCTAGGGCTGTTACAGCATTTCAGCGATCGCAGAGATTGGTTGGTGACGGTAGAGTAGGTGCGCTAACCTGGCAAGCATTACGCGATCGCACTAATGCAGCGCCTCTACCTGGCCCCTTTTAA